The following proteins are co-located in the Manihot esculenta cultivar AM560-2 chromosome 9, M.esculenta_v8, whole genome shotgun sequence genome:
- the LOC110622966 gene encoding probable calcium-binding protein CML18: MSGKDPVKLDDDQLAELREIFRSFDRNKDGSLTQLELGSLLRSLGLKPSEDQLEALTQKADKNNNGLIEFSEFVALVEPDLLQTKCPYTEDQLKKIFSMFDRDGNGYITPAELAHSMAKLGHALTAEELTGMIKEADTDGDGCINFQEFAQAITSAAFDNSWC; this comes from the coding sequence ATGAGTGGAAAAGATCCGGTGAAGCTTGATGATGACCAACTGGCGGAGCTACGCGAAATATTCCGATCGTTTGATCGGAATAAGGACGGCAGCTTGACGCAACTGGAACTGGGATCATTACTTCGATCACTTGGTCTAAAACCAAGCGAAGACCAGTTGGAGGCCTTGACACAGAAAGCAGACAAGAACAACAATGGTTTGATTGAGTTCTCGGAGTTTGTAGCCCTTGTGGAGCCTGACCTTCTTCAGACTAAATGTCCCTACACAGAGGATCAATTGAAGAAGATATTTAGCATGTTTGATAGGGATGGTAATGGATATATAACTCCGGCGGAGTTGGCTCATTCCATGGCCAAGTTGGGTCATGCTTTGACGGCTGAAGAGTTGACGGGGATGATCAAGGAGGCAGATACAGATGGTGATGGGTGTATCAATTTTCAGGAGTTTGCTCAAGCTATTACCTCTGCTGCTTTTGACAATTCTTGGTGCTGA